In Setaria italica strain Yugu1 chromosome IX, Setaria_italica_v2.0, whole genome shotgun sequence, the genomic stretch CCGATCCCGGCACCGCGACGTGGATACAGGGGCCGCTGCCAGTCTGTTGTGCTGCCGATcgcgccggccccggccccggccctgAGCGAGCGATCTCAAGGGAAGCCATGGAGCAGCACGCTACCACATGGCAGGAATCGATCAGGACCGTGCAGCAGTGCGATTGCGATCTCATTCGCGCTTTCCTAGTAGTACTTGTCACGAGCTGTAGCGTATGACTAGCAGCGTTCTCCCCAGCTGCCAGCAGTCTTGAGAAGCCGGAGCTTGTTGGTCTCCGCCGATCGTGATCCGGAGGTGGGTGGCCGCGCGGCGGGCAAACCATTTTGCGTGGGCTATTCGTTTGAACTTTGACGAGCGGGCGAGGACAGAAAGCACGCTGCAGGCGCATGTGCCCTTGTCGACCTGAACCTAGCATTCAGCAATGTGCCTCACGACGGGCGGCCAACGGTCATAAAAGGCTTGACGATGGGAGTACGTTCTGCCTGGAACAGAGAGCGAGCCTTCCAGACACTGGAACCTGCATTGCCGGTGGATGGAAGGCCAAGGCCTTGTAGACCCTAGAATGCAGCCGTGACCTGAGATGGAGTGGTAAGCAGCAAGTAGTAGTAGGCTAGGTTGGTGGTTGGCTCTGAGCCAGGTTCGTCCGACGGTCCGAGCCATCcgcgtcctcctcgtgccgcgacCGCGACCGCGATGCGACCGGTGTGGGCAGTCGGGCTCAGGGAGGGCTCCGCTGCTTGGGCTCCCGTCCCATCCAACGATACAATGcagagtgcagcagggccacaagAAGCAGGAACAGTCTCCAGTCTACTAGCAGTGtaccggcggtggtggtggccaccAACAACCAACAACCCACTGGCAGTGCTAGAGGCCTCTGGCTACCTGTGGCAGAGCGTACGAGCGACCAGAGGTGCTCACTCGCATCACATCGCCGCTCTGCAGcctcggctgctgctgctgctgctctgcgcGACTGCGCCACGGTCACATGCATCTGGGCCGGCCCGGCTCACGGTTGCGGCTGTCTGCTGGCGGCCTCGGGAAAACAAGACGAGGACGACGCGCGAGAGGACAAAGCACGCGCCGTCGTACCAGGCGTCACGAGCTAGTACCATCTATACAAGTACTCCAAGGGCACTAGGAATGTATAGGTGCACCTCTGGTTTTAAGGTGGGATCCAACAATGATTTAATATCACATATTATATTATCTTCAATGTATAGAACCAGGTTGAATCTATGAATATGGGACCGCAACCCTCcatccctctcttctctctcctattTTCCCTATATTATATTGTATGGGACCTGGTTCCATATAGAATCAACCTTACAGTGTATAGGACCTGGTTCTataagagagagaaaaacataGGACCAGCTAAGAACCACACATTGGAGAGGCTCTAAGAGGCAACACTTCCAATAATTTAACTTTTTAGTACATAACTCATAATATGAATGACTTCATACGTTATCCTCATGTAATCTTAAAGTACATGTGTACGAGACTCTCTCTTAAATTAAAAGATACCTTCCGTtattaaaatataaaaaaatattctatGAACTAGCTAAACAGTAACTattggaggagaggaggcctaGGCGACCCTTTCTGTTGTACGTGGTACCTGCATACTGTCCTGCAAATCAGAACACTTTGGCATCTACCGCCACTGCGAGGCCAGCcatgaattttgaaaaaaagtGTCACCCGGCCCTGATTTTTGCCGCGGGGAAAAAATTTAATTTCCCAACGAGAAAGCACGGTTCATTATTTTTACTAAATGGAACATGGCGTTTTCTTAAGCACCGAGTCTGTAAGGAATATCTCactgcaagtttttttttttgagaggaatcTCACTGCAAGCTAAACAGAGGAGCACGAGCTTGGGCCGGATTAGTAGCGTCCAGAGCCCATTAATCTCCGGGCCTCTAAACCAGAGCACACAGGGCCGCAATTAGCAGCCCACATCGCGAAAGAAGAGCAGCAAAGCAAGCGGCGGAAGCGGCCACTGATTAATTCCAGTGGTTCATTTCAATCAGACTTCagttcctcaaaaaaaaaaagaaaaggaaaattcaATCAGACTTCAAACTGCAAGACATAGACCCCACACCGTATAGCCACGTGCGGATACGCGAGAAACCGCGTACACGCAGCCGTACTGGATCGATGGGCGTGCCGTATATTTCGGGCTCGGCGGTACTCCATAATCTCACGAGCCGTAAGCGAGGACCGGAAGCCCGGTCAACTGCGTTGAAGCAGCATGGGGGCGCATGCCGCGACCATACGGTCTCGGGCGACCCACAGCTAgccagacgccgccgccgccactgtcAAGTTCACGCACGCAGGCGCGTGCGTTATCGAGCACTGGGACGCGGCACCGGgaacagcggcggcgacggcgaccggcgagACTGACGGGTCCGGGAGGAAACGGCCGGGGGGCTTAGCTTGTTGTTGCGTGAACGGCATCGGCAGGCGCCATGATTTCCACCGCGCGAACCAaacgcggggggggggggggggggggggggggaaggtgAGGTGTTCGCGAATAAAGGGGATTTAGGCATAATATATACGTTGAGCACTGACCGTTTCCCTAGAGATATATATTCTGTTATTCTCCACTGAGGTTTTATATTCTCTCCAGCTACGAATTATACAGCGTGTAAAatggacctttttttttttgcagtggATGATTCGGTGGTGGCAACATTATGCTTGAAGCGCGTCTGGCGCAAAAGGCTTGTTTAATTCTTGCTGGCCATAAGCAGGCATGACAACAGAGAACTACTGCTTCACTCGCAAGATGTAATTCGGCAGCAGCCGGCTGATACCATCAGGCGTTTCAGAGCACAGATCAAGCAAAATTGTTGGGAACATTAAGAACTACTCCACGGCTACTAGGGAACATGTACTGGTGGTAAagcacaaaaggaaaaaaaaatctgaacatGCCCTGGCAAGCAACCAGCTATATCCCGAACGGGATAGAAAGACAGGCAGGGAGGATAAGGCTCTGCCAAGAGAGGCATGTATGCAGTGGCCGCACGGCACGACCCGATACCAGAACAGCGAGCACAACAGCGACGTACATCAAAATTATTGTGTCACGAACaagaaggccgccaagaagCAGCGTATGTCTTCAGGAGCGCTGCGCGAGACGTCAGGTTTGTGGATTAGCTGAACCGAATGCCAAGACTTGTGAGTAGTGGTTTGGGCTGGAAAGCTGAATAAGGCCAAGTAGCGAAGGAGAGCCAAGAGGGCCGTGAGCTCTGATGGTGGCTACTTAACCACCCGTCATCTCCTGTAACAGACTATGAAATGTAATCCCGAACTTTGAATCGTGTCTCCCCCGCGGACCGCGGTTCAGCTGCGTTCTTCCATTCCCTATCCCAAATTCTTGCTCTATACCCGAAATTCCCCTTCCAATCCTGTTGAGATCATAACATATTGCGATCCTATTCCGAACGCAACGCATTCCATCCCAATTCCCATATTCCCCCCATCCCATGGAATCATTGCGGCCAGGCGACGAAGAAAAGGCGAGCCCGGCCGTGCTGTAAAGCGCCGCGGCCAACGTAGCCACAGGGAAACCCCCGACGCCACCTGTGCGTGAGGTCGATAGAGAGATAGTACACCGGCAGCTCCAGGAGTCAAAGGAACAAAGCTTCACGCAACACACCAAGAACAATTTGCTAGCTGCTACTCTCCGCACGCAAGTCATTGGTCCCATCCGTGGACTGACTATTAAGTCACCTGCTGTGCTAAATTTATCAAGAGTTTAATCAGGTTGGAATACCTGTTATGGAAAGGCGCCAGATCATACAAGATTAAGCCAGGCTTTCTTGACCTTCTAAACCTATAGTACAAATGTAAGCAAGGCTCAGTCAAGATTCAGAATTACCAgcgcagatttttttttttggtatgcGCTTCTGCACCACAAGGCAGAGAAACATGCAGGGAACCAATAAATTCTAGTTAAGAAGCAAAGCTTGAAATAGATGCAAAGTTTATATTCTTAGTATCCAACTCTACTGAAAGGAAAAACAGAATGCTTCCTTTTAGCAAATCACACTTGCTTAGCATATATATGCTAAACAGGCCTATGTTACAAACAGTTTGAATGAAAATAGTTCACTGGTAATTCTAGTTTGTACAAGAAGCTCTGCCCCAAGTTACGAATCCCACATTAGTAGCAGAGGTGACAGTAAGGCAAAATTTAGACACACTGCCAACCGATCAAATGTATGGTTATGCCCAAGATATGTCAAGCACAATAACCTCCACACTTTAGGCAAGTTGCAGCAGAAAGAATTGTATCTGACTTTGGAAATACGGCAATAAACAGAATGCTAGAACAATGAAACTACTCATTCCAGCCTATAAGCAAATGGTGTTGTAGCTAGATAATTAAGTAGCACACAAGCATTTCCCTTTCCTGCCTGCTTTACACAGCTAATGTTCAAGAGCCCTAGATCAAAGGGCATCTCCCTGTTCTACACTAGACAGCAAGACTTTCATTTTGACAAGTCATGGACGTGTAAGGCTGGCAAATGGCATCGACAGGTAACACAACCATTTAGTTGGAATTTCTTCATAGGTGCGCAACATATGTTTCGCAATTAGCATCAGTTATCCAAAGGAATTCTGTAGTCTCATGTTTCCAAATACTGTTCAAGCATCTCAAGCAAGCAGAAGAGCACAGCAAAAGGATAGAGAACAAATGTAAATTACCATCAAAGATTCTAATGGAATCCTCATATTCTCTTATTGCAGCTACTAATTGATAATGATATCTAGCAGGCAAAATTACTAAAACGAACCAAGCAAATGAAACAGCTTCGAGGTTGTCAGGGATCATTTTATTATCAATTGAGCCAAATGGATCGAGCATAAGCCACATGAAAATTAACAACCAGCAGTTCGCATATATCATCACCAAGTACCAACATGGTAGCTCATAACATCAAGATATGCACATTATGAAACAGGCGAGATGGATGAAAATGAATTAGCATTTGTTGCAGCTACAGGCGAATCCAGTATTTCTTAACAGGTTCCTCATCAATAGATAAAACAACCCTCTGGAAGTTTTTTCTAGATTATTAATATGACATTTTTTTGCATAGTCTCGTATCTTTGAAATCACGAGCAGTTGATCCAAATGCAAATGTAGAAATGGATTAGCAGGGAAACAGAAGTATTAGAACTCAAGGGTTACATGAGACTGCTGACAATCAGCTGATGTCCAGTTAATTGCGAAACTGGGCAGAAGGCAGAAATCGCTACGAAGAATAAGGGCTGAAGCAATTGGATAGGCTGCCTCTGTGCATACCATCCTTCATAAATATCCACTGCACTTATCTTTTATTCAGTGGACTCAGCAACTCATCACGGCGCAGTTATACACGAAGTTCCCAGAAGGCCGTCTGGCAATCAAATTCCACACAGGCGGCCGATCATTTGGGATCCATGAGTTGAGCTCAATAGTACCACCAGTATAGGTCCTTGGGCCTCCGATGACAATCAACCGGTCGCCACATGCTCGGAAAGCAAGCCCCCACCCATTCATTGACACAGACCGTTCAGGAAGTTTTCCAAGAGTGATCCACTTATTGTTCTTCTTGTCATACTTCTTGAGATCCTTCTCACTGTAGTCAGCAGCATACAGCTCATTGTTGACAACTGCAATAAGGGGAGGAGCGCCAGTCACTCCTTTGAGGCCTTCAGACATGTTCTCGATGATCCTCCAAGAACACCTCTTCAGGTCATACTCCTCCCCACAAGTCAGCACTTTGTTGTTGTTGGCCACACCACCTATCACATAGAACTTGCCATCCATGAAAACCCCAGAACACATCTTCCTTGCCCTATTCATGCTGGGGAGGAGTGTCCAGGTATGATTCTCAGAGTCATACATCTCTGCAGAGCTCAGTATGGTGCCCAAAGAATCAGTGCCTCCAGCAACGAAGGCTTTCTCCCCAACACTCGTTGACCCAAACAGGCAGCGGGGATAGTTCATTGCATCAGCCCTGGACCATGAATTGGTTAGGATGCTGTATCTGAACACAATGCGCGCCATCCCAAACACAAGCAGTTCAGTGCCAACTGCAAGTGATTCCTTGTCAGAGCACATGAAGCATTCATCCGGCGGCATCTTGGGCACCCGGATCCAGCGGTCTCGATATGGGTCATATGCATCCCACTCAAGAACATTGCAAGAGAAGTAGACCCAATGCTCCGCCACCCCATTCTGGCGCCGCAGGCGGTAGATCTCCCCGCTACGCACCAGGGAGCGGAAGTCGCGGCTGAGGGAGGCCACCGAGCCGTAGTCCGACCGGGATAGCCGGAGGAGGCAATTGATGGTCAGGTCACGGCCGATAGAATGAATGGGGTTGCTCCCAGTGGCCTGCTGCTCTTTGCCACCGGAGGCATGGCGGCTGGAGCCGTGGCCCTCGGTGATGTCCGGCGTGTGCGGCTGCGGAGACGGCGGCTTGCTgcgcttgccgccgccgtcagctTCGTCGAGGCCTTCGACCCCGACATCTTCCGGCGCCGGGCGCTTGCCGCTGAGGACCTCGTTCGCTAGGTACGCCCACTCCGTCTCCGCCTCGCAGGAGCTCGGCACGGAGCGCGACACGAGGTAGGACTTCCCTTCCAGCATTATGCCTTCTCCCTTGCTCACCCCCGAAATTCTTCCTCTTGCTGCTTTATTTGCTCCTCTTCTTTTACGATTGATCTAGAAAAAGGAAATCTTAGCTTGCTTAGCAATCGAGACTCGTTGCTGCGATCTGCAGGTGCAAAAATCGAACGAAAAAAAATAAGCAGGGACGAAATCAAGCAGAGCAAAGGGATCAAGAACAGAGTGGGAAGACTTGAGATCTGAGGAGGCCGGACCTCGCGAATAAAACAGGCGCAAAAATCGAATCTCGCGGCGAGAACCCGGCCGATCTCCCCAAACCTATGAACAAGAGAACCAAATCTCTGAGCGCCACACCAACTCAGCTACCACGAATCCGAGCCAAGCAAACAAGACGCCAAAACAAGGAAAAGGAACGCACCTAAACCGAATCCATGGCAGATCGCAGGCACCAAATCTGCGCTCAGAGATCGCCCCCGGAAGCCCCCCAATCAGGTCCTCCCGGCCACTCCGCCCCCGAGAAATCCCCCACCGCCGGTCCTCCCCCACACTAGGTAGTTAGCCTGGTGGCGGCCGCTGCCCGTCCCCTCCTCCCCACCTTCTCGCCCTCCTACCGATGCGTGAGGATTTATACCTGTAGAGCTAGATAGATGGATGGATAGATGGCTGGCTCTATCTACTGATGCCACTTGGTTACCACTGCCGCTTCTAATGCTTCTGGCCTCTGCTGCAGCCCCTGCtgccccctcccttcccctctccctctctcctctctctcgtaGTGTGctgggctgcagctgctggccggctctgctcctcctcccaccacgcctctctctctctctctcgcgtaGTACTTGGGGAAATGGGACTCTCCCCTCCCCCTCACTTTATTTCTTTACCTTTTTATTCCCCCTCcgtttctctctcctccgccttcCCTTTCGCTTTGTGTGTGCGCGTCCGTCTGTTTGGCTCGTCGTAATTGGAAACCGCGCAGGCCTCAGAAATAGAAAAGGCCGCAAGCGGCCACCGGCCAGCTCACCTGAAAGCTGAGGTGGATTCTCTCTCCCCGCTCCGCTGAGCTCTACTGTACACGCGGCGGCGTACGTCGTTCACGTTTCCTTTCAATTTTCTTTTCACCCGATGCTGATTGGCAGCAGTACAACTTCTTTTTCTCTTATAATCACAGTAGAACTTTTTATTATCAACTGTGCTAAAATAAACATACGATGTATTCTTTATTCCCTCGTCACTGTCTTGGTTATTCGTCTCCGTCGCAGGCTATGTATGTATCCTATATATGCAACCACCGGCTTAAAGTCAATTCAACCACTATTCCtatttaggggctgtttggatacgaggtgctaaactttaacagtgtcacatcggatgtttggatgctaattaggaggactaaacatgagctaattataaaactaattgcagaaccttgtgctaattcgcgagacgaatctattaagcctaattaatccatcattagcaaatggttactgtagcaccacattgtcaaatcatggactaattaggcttaatagattcgtctcgcgaattatactccatctgtgcaattagttttgtaattagcttatgtttagtactcctaattagcatccaaacatccgatgtgacaggtgttaaactttaacaggtgtttcatTAGTGCATTGATTATGAGTATGAGGAATTAATAAAGTGGCCCTGCAAAGAAGTAATCCCTTTCTTTTGCGTATGGTAGTAGTAGCAGCACGTTAGGTTTCATTAGTGTTTGGATGCAGATCAGCACTTCAACGCATATGTTTTCATCCTCATTTGTGCAGAGGCCACTTGATGCATTCAGGTCCAAAACTAATTGCTATGCGTGGAAAAAATTGGATTTCCATTTAAACAGCTGAGGCTAGCATTGCGATCGGTCCTGTCTTTGCCCGACGGACAATTTTTTTGTCGCAAAGTTAATGTCAATATAttctcgtttcaaaaaaattgtcATTAT encodes the following:
- the LOC101764600 gene encoding F-box/kelch-repeat protein At1g74510, translating into MLEGKSYLVSRSVPSSCEAETEWAYLANEVLSGKRPAPEDVGVEGLDEADGGGKRSKPPSPQPHTPDITEGHGSSRHASGGKEQQATGSNPIHSIGRDLTINCLLRLSRSDYGSVASLSRDFRSLVRSGEIYRLRRQNGVAEHWVYFSCNVLEWDAYDPYRDRWIRVPKMPPDECFMCSDKESLAVGTELLVFGMARIVFRYSILTNSWSRADAMNYPRCLFGSTSVGEKAFVAGGTDSLGTILSSAEMYDSENHTWTLLPSMNRARKMCSGVFMDGKFYVIGGVANNNKVLTCGEEYDLKRCSWRIIENMSEGLKGVTGAPPLIAVVNNELYAADYSEKDLKKYDKKNNKWITLGKLPERSVSMNGWGLAFRACGDRLIVIGGPRTYTGGTIELNSWIPNDRPPVWNLIARRPSGNFVYNCAVMSC